The following proteins come from a genomic window of Nostoc sp. TCL26-01:
- the csaB gene encoding polysaccharide pyruvyl transferase CsaB — MGTMRALLSGYYGKGNGGDEALLATLLQMLPSHVTPVVLSGNPEETSDRYHVEAHNRMAILPVVQALRSCDALIWGGGSLIQDVTSTLSPFYYGGLMALAQTMGLKTIAWAQGIGPLLRPPTRWLARQNFAGCQAISVRDRVSAALLSEWHIPHILAPDPVWALQSQPVPGLWDLPAPRVAVTLRSHPQLTETRLANLTRALVDFQTATQAFILLLPFQKSEDLAIAQAIHPHLPDVSKILCLEDPQILKGVFRGVEMAIGMRLHSLIMAAAEGCRCFALSYDPKINRLMEELGMPGWDLANLPDDANLIGKTWIEHYANGDPLSSEQIQSLVDRALIHRELLSQSLIQ, encoded by the coding sequence ATGGGAACGATGCGGGCTTTATTATCTGGGTATTACGGTAAAGGTAATGGTGGTGACGAAGCTTTGTTGGCAACGCTTCTGCAAATGTTACCATCTCATGTTACACCTGTGGTGCTTTCTGGTAATCCAGAAGAAACTAGCGATCGCTATCATGTAGAAGCTCACAATCGTATGGCTATTTTGCCTGTGGTGCAAGCTTTGCGTTCTTGTGACGCTTTGATTTGGGGTGGTGGAAGTTTAATCCAGGATGTCACTAGCACTCTTAGCCCATTTTATTATGGTGGGTTAATGGCCTTGGCACAAACAATGGGCTTAAAAACTATAGCTTGGGCGCAAGGTATCGGCCCTTTGTTACGTCCACCAACTCGCTGGTTAGCTAGACAAAATTTTGCTGGTTGTCAGGCAATTAGTGTACGCGATCGCGTTAGTGCTGCTTTATTATCTGAGTGGCACATTCCGCATATCCTTGCACCAGATCCGGTTTGGGCTTTACAATCTCAGCCAGTGCCGGGACTTTGGGATTTACCTGCACCTAGAGTTGCCGTTACTTTGCGATCGCATCCTCAGTTGACAGAAACTCGTTTAGCGAATTTAACTCGTGCATTGGTAGATTTTCAAACAGCTACCCAGGCTTTTATTTTACTATTACCGTTTCAAAAAAGTGAAGATTTAGCGATCGCTCAAGCCATACACCCACATCTCCCAGATGTCAGTAAAATCTTGTGTCTGGAAGATCCACAGATACTCAAAGGAGTGTTTCGCGGTGTAGAAATGGCTATTGGAATGCGGCTACACAGTTTAATTATGGCAGCAGCTGAAGGCTGTCGTTGTTTTGCCTTGAGTTACGATCCTAAAATTAATCGTTTAATGGAAGAATTAGGGATGCCAGGGTGGGATTTAGCAAATTTACCAGATGATGCCAATTTGATTGGTAAGACTTGGATAGAACATTATGCTAATGGTGATCCACTTTCATCTGAACAAATCCAGTCTTTAGTTGATCGAGCATTAATTCATCGTGAGTTATTGAGTCAGTCACTAATTCAATAA
- the hisA gene encoding 1-(5-phosphoribosyl)-5-[(5-phosphoribosylamino)methylideneamino]imidazole-4-carboxamide isomerase yields the protein MEVIPAIDLLAGQCVRLYQGDYERSQVFSENPVDVAQQWVDQGATRLHIVDLDGAKAGKVVNLAAIEAIAQAVSIPIEIGGGLRDRSSVEQVFNLGVRWAILGTVAVEQPHLVQELCQQYPGQIIIGIDARNGLVATRGWLETSEVLATQLAVQMQELGASAIIYTDIHRDGTMAGPNLVALRELAAAISIPVIASGGVSSVTDLLSLLALEPQGVTGVIVGRALYTGDIILREALQAIGPTRIQDIPPNLGSSYLA from the coding sequence ATGGAAGTAATTCCAGCAATTGATTTACTTGCAGGACAGTGTGTGCGATTGTATCAAGGAGATTATGAGCGATCGCAGGTTTTTAGTGAAAATCCTGTGGATGTTGCCCAGCAGTGGGTAGATCAAGGTGCAACAAGATTACATATAGTTGATTTGGATGGTGCAAAGGCTGGTAAGGTAGTAAACTTAGCAGCAATTGAGGCGATCGCTCAAGCAGTTTCTATACCAATTGAGATTGGTGGGGGATTGCGCGATCGTTCTAGTGTGGAACAAGTGTTTAATTTGGGTGTACGCTGGGCAATTCTGGGTACTGTCGCCGTCGAACAACCCCATTTAGTCCAAGAACTCTGTCAACAATATCCTGGACAAATTATTATTGGCATTGATGCTCGTAATGGTTTAGTAGCTACTCGTGGTTGGTTAGAAACCTCGGAAGTTTTAGCTACACAACTAGCAGTACAAATGCAAGAACTAGGTGCATCTGCAATTATTTACACTGATATCCATCGTGATGGAACTATGGCGGGGCCGAATTTGGTAGCATTGCGGGAACTGGCAGCTGCTATATCTATCCCTGTCATTGCGTCTGGTGGAGTCAGTTCTGTCACTGATTTATTGAGTTTGTTAGCGTTAGAACCACAAGGGGTGACTGGTGTAATTGTGGGACGGGCATTGTACACTGGCGATATTATTTTAAGGGAAGCATTGCAGGCGATCGGCCCAACCCGCATTCAAGATATCCCACCCAATTTAGGCTCCTCATATCTTGCTTAA
- a CDS encoding NAD(P)/FAD-dependent oxidoreductase — translation MVIEKQVCIVGAGISGLVAAKTFLEAGYNVSVFEKQTALGGVWEKSRTYPGLTTQNPRDTYAFSDYPMPSTYPEWPSAAQMQAYLESYAQHFGVTPKIRWQTEVIKIDRKIGADQGWVVSINCQDDDTNQTKQEIHEFDFVLICNGIFNIPHQPLLPGQEAFIAAGGKVLHSTEFNDISDIQGKRLLIVGFGKSATDIATMAVNIAAECTLIFRRISWKVPKFFLGLINVKYILLTRFAEIWIPYRHLQGVELFLHTIGKPIVRLFWWLCERILRLQFKLDACGMLPDRPLHQSLDCSGVSIAPTDFYKYVRSQKIRTVKTAIAQFIPNGANLENGQQLLADVVIFATGFRQNISFLAEKYYQLIINYQGNFHLYRHLIHPDIPQLGFVGYNSSFYCQLTSEIAAKWLVEYFQGNLVLPSPGEMHQEIIAESQWRQMQSYYNQDNGTCIAPFHLHHIEQLINDMGVKRPKKIWQRIAEIMLPVDPSAYKISGVAE, via the coding sequence ATGGTAATAGAGAAGCAGGTATGTATTGTTGGTGCGGGTATTAGTGGTTTGGTTGCTGCTAAGACTTTTCTAGAAGCAGGATACAACGTCAGTGTATTTGAAAAACAAACAGCTTTAGGTGGTGTTTGGGAAAAATCTCGTACTTACCCCGGACTCACTACCCAAAACCCCCGTGATACCTATGCTTTCTCTGATTATCCTATGCCATCTACTTATCCAGAGTGGCCTAGTGCAGCACAAATGCAAGCTTATTTAGAGTCTTACGCACAGCATTTTGGTGTCACACCAAAAATTCGTTGGCAAACGGAAGTAATCAAAATTGACAGGAAAATTGGTGCAGATCAAGGATGGGTAGTTAGCATTAATTGTCAGGATGATGATACTAATCAAACAAAACAAGAAATACATGAGTTTGATTTTGTACTGATTTGTAATGGTATTTTTAATATTCCCCATCAGCCATTATTACCTGGTCAAGAAGCATTCATCGCGGCTGGTGGTAAAGTATTGCATTCAACTGAGTTTAATGATATTTCGGATATTCAAGGCAAACGATTGCTGATAGTAGGTTTTGGTAAATCAGCTACTGATATTGCCACTATGGCTGTAAATATAGCGGCTGAATGTACCCTCATCTTTCGCAGAATATCTTGGAAAGTTCCTAAGTTTTTTCTTGGTTTGATTAATGTTAAATATATTCTCTTAACTCGCTTTGCTGAGATTTGGATACCTTATCGACATTTGCAAGGTGTAGAGTTATTTTTACACACTATCGGTAAACCGATAGTCCGGTTATTTTGGTGGCTATGTGAAAGGATTTTGCGTTTACAATTTAAGCTAGATGCTTGTGGGATGTTACCTGATAGACCTTTGCATCAATCTCTTGATTGTAGTGGCGTGAGTATTGCACCTACAGACTTTTACAAGTATGTGCGATCGCAAAAAATTCGGACTGTAAAAACAGCGATCGCTCAGTTTATTCCCAACGGTGCAAATTTAGAAAATGGTCAACAGTTATTAGCAGATGTCGTAATTTTCGCTACAGGGTTTCGGCAAAATATCTCATTTTTAGCAGAAAAGTATTATCAATTAATCATCAACTATCAAGGTAATTTTCACCTGTATCGCCATCTGATTCATCCTGATATTCCCCAATTGGGTTTTGTTGGTTATAACTCCAGTTTTTATTGCCAGTTAACATCAGAAATTGCTGCTAAATGGCTAGTTGAATATTTTCAAGGTAATCTAGTCTTACCTTCTCCTGGGGAAATGCACCAGGAAATAATTGCAGAATCGCAATGGAGGCAAATGCAATCGTACTATAATCAAGATAACGGTACTTGTATTGCACCATTTCACCTACATCACATTGAACAACTGATTAATGATATGGGTGTAAAAAGACCGAAAAAAATCTGGCAACGGATTGCAGAGATCATGTTACCAGTTGATCCTTCTGCTTATAAAATATCTGGCGTTGCTGAATGA
- a CDS encoding ATP-binding protein: MKISKTIHIKVNTDLTASPQVLSWFEQINQPPLSDQQIWWQCQTLLIEGFTNIVEHAHKNLPIETPIAIEAVRLDQSIEIRIWSQGAFFDLEQKLQQTSGFEENQQERGRGLKIMSAIADKLSYQLTVDNRYCLFISKNYC, translated from the coding sequence ATGAAAATTAGTAAAACAATCCACATTAAAGTTAACACAGACCTGACAGCTTCACCTCAAGTTTTGTCTTGGTTTGAGCAGATTAATCAACCACCCCTCTCCGATCAACAAATTTGGTGGCAATGTCAAACCCTGCTCATAGAAGGCTTTACTAACATTGTGGAACACGCCCATAAAAATTTACCTATAGAAACTCCTATTGCCATAGAGGCTGTGCGGTTAGATCAATCTATAGAAATTCGTATTTGGTCTCAAGGTGCATTTTTTGACTTAGAGCAAAAATTGCAACAAACATCTGGATTTGAAGAAAATCAGCAAGAACGTGGACGTGGGTTAAAAATCATGTCCGCCATTGCCGACAAGTTAAGTTATCAGCTAACAGTAGATAATCGCTACTGTTTATTTATTAGTAAGAATTACTGTTGA
- a CDS encoding DUF3593 domain-containing protein, translating to MISKETLFALSLFPYLGFLWFISRSPQMPRLALYGFYGTLVFVGVTIPAGIYAQVHYGESLANVDWLHGSAEVFLTLSNILIVLGFGQAIRQLRSKN from the coding sequence ATGATATCAAAAGAAACCCTGTTTGCCTTATCGTTATTTCCCTATTTGGGTTTCTTGTGGTTTATCAGCCGCAGTCCACAAATGCCTCGTTTAGCCCTATATGGATTTTACGGTACGCTGGTTTTCGTTGGTGTAACCATCCCCGCCGGGATTTATGCTCAAGTGCATTATGGCGAATCTTTAGCGAATGTAGACTGGTTACACGGTAGTGCGGAAGTATTTTTAACTCTTTCTAATATCTTGATTGTCTTGGGTTTTGGACAAGCTATTAGACAATTGCGGTCAAAGAATTAG
- a CDS encoding DUF2499 domain-containing protein yields the protein MHALSIPTWIIHISSVIEWIAAIWLIWTYGELTGNRSWWGLSLAMLPALVSAMCACTWHYFDNAEFLEWLVTLQATMTLVGNFTLWVAAVLIWRSSKFAEAEQIIESKAIESKR from the coding sequence ATGCACGCTTTATCAATTCCGACTTGGATTATTCATATTTCTAGCGTTATCGAGTGGATTGCCGCGATTTGGTTAATTTGGACTTATGGGGAACTTACTGGGAACCGTAGTTGGTGGGGATTGTCTTTGGCGATGTTACCTGCTTTAGTAAGTGCTATGTGTGCTTGTACTTGGCATTATTTCGATAATGCTGAATTTTTGGAATGGTTGGTAACATTGCAAGCTACTATGACTTTAGTCGGGAATTTTACCCTTTGGGTGGCGGCGGTGTTGATTTGGCGTTCTAGCAAGTTTGCCGAAGCAGAGCAGATTATTGAATCAAAAGCTATTGAATCAAAGAGATGA
- a CDS encoding NAD(P)/FAD-dependent oxidoreductase, whose product MNHYDVVIVGGGPGGSTTGTLLKKYNPQLRVLILEKEKFPRDHVGESQLPQISDILNEMGCWDKVEAANFPIKVGGNYRWGKDPEPWEFHFLRLEEFKEEARPAKYEGQRRQTAFQVDRSIYDDILLRHAEELGCEVREQTAVVKVDTVGDRITALHLSSGEQITATYYADASGHVGILRKALGVQTECPTQLQNIAIWDYWNNADWAVEIGVGGTRIQIMSLGYGWIWFIPLGPTRTSVGFVCPASYYKEAKKSAAEIYQDALKQEPLISKLLANATSRDKIEITKDWSFLAERTVGENWFLVGEAAGFADPILSAGLTLTHVGAKELAYTLLDLHKGEHDVNWLKNQYDQNQRRRVQQHIRFADYWYAANGQFTDLYAHCQTIAKEAGLNLSPPEAFRWLAQGGFTNDIVGQAVIGGFDLGAMKQMVQRFAKEELPWEISGYNVFQLDLADTTEDFVAVYTHGKIDQVKCYLKQNGDRLPITGLYGLLIDVLSRTSDIEQIYQYLIALFKTRVPPEHLRIAIQHTMFCLEVMTLEGWVKPSLNPDKPPLTISMPVEGQLHYSGRS is encoded by the coding sequence ATGAATCACTATGATGTTGTAATTGTTGGTGGCGGCCCTGGCGGTAGCACAACTGGCACTCTACTAAAAAAGTATAATCCTCAACTGCGTGTATTGATTTTAGAAAAAGAAAAATTTCCGCGAGATCACGTAGGTGAAAGTCAGTTACCGCAGATTAGTGACATCCTGAATGAAATGGGGTGTTGGGATAAGGTAGAAGCTGCTAATTTCCCGATTAAAGTTGGGGGAAACTATCGGTGGGGAAAAGATCCAGAACCTTGGGAATTTCACTTTCTCAGATTAGAAGAGTTTAAAGAAGAGGCTCGTCCGGCTAAGTATGAAGGACAACGCCGACAAACAGCTTTTCAAGTAGATCGCTCCATCTACGATGATATTTTGCTACGTCATGCAGAAGAGCTAGGATGTGAGGTGCGAGAGCAGACAGCCGTTGTGAAAGTCGATACAGTAGGCGATCGCATTACAGCTTTACATCTGAGTTCTGGGGAACAAATCACCGCGACTTACTATGCTGACGCTTCTGGTCATGTAGGTATATTACGCAAGGCTTTGGGTGTACAAACAGAATGTCCTACACAACTACAGAATATTGCCATCTGGGACTATTGGAATAATGCAGATTGGGCTGTAGAAATTGGTGTCGGTGGTACACGCATCCAAATCATGAGCTTGGGCTATGGGTGGATTTGGTTTATTCCATTAGGTCCAACCCGTACTAGCGTTGGCTTTGTCTGTCCCGCCAGCTATTACAAGGAAGCGAAAAAGTCAGCCGCAGAGATTTATCAAGACGCGCTCAAGCAAGAGCCATTGATTTCCAAATTACTGGCTAATGCTACTAGTAGAGACAAAATCGAGATTACGAAAGATTGGTCATTCTTAGCCGAGAGAACCGTTGGGGAAAACTGGTTTTTAGTAGGAGAAGCCGCCGGTTTTGCCGATCCGATTTTATCTGCTGGATTGACATTAACTCATGTTGGTGCTAAAGAACTAGCCTACACATTACTAGATTTACACAAGGGCGAACATGATGTTAATTGGTTGAAAAATCAATACGACCAAAATCAGCGTCGTCGTGTGCAACAACATATCCGCTTTGCTGATTATTGGTACGCGGCTAATGGGCAATTTACAGATTTATACGCCCATTGCCAAACCATTGCTAAAGAAGCTGGACTCAATCTCAGTCCCCCAGAGGCTTTTCGTTGGTTAGCTCAAGGTGGTTTCACCAATGATATCGTTGGTCAAGCGGTGATTGGTGGGTTTGACCTGGGAGCCATGAAACAGATGGTACAGCGTTTTGCCAAAGAAGAGTTACCTTGGGAAATCAGTGGGTATAATGTTTTCCAACTTGACTTGGCAGACACCACAGAAGATTTTGTCGCTGTTTACACTCATGGGAAGATTGACCAAGTTAAATGTTACCTCAAACAAAACGGCGATCGCTTACCGATTACAGGTCTTTACGGTCTACTCATCGATGTTCTCAGTCGTACCTCAGATATAGAGCAAATCTATCAATATCTGATTGCTTTGTTTAAAACCCGCGTTCCACCTGAACATCTACGTATCGCTATCCAGCACACGATGTTTTGTCTAGAGGTGATGACTTTAGAAGGTTGGGTCAAACCATCATTAAATCCAGACAAACCACCTCTGACAATTTCTATGCCAGTAGAAGGTCAGCTACACTACAGTGGGCGTAGTTAA